A section of the Papio anubis isolate 15944 chromosome 2, Panubis1.0, whole genome shotgun sequence genome encodes:
- the CCNL1 gene encoding cyclin-L1 isoform X1, producing MASGPHSTATAAAAASSAAPSAGGSSSGTTTTTTTTTGGILIGDRLYSEVSLTIDHSLIPEERLSPTPSMQDGLDLPSETDLRILGCELIQAAGILLRLPQVAMATGQVLFHRFFYSKSFVKHSFEIVAMACINLASKIEEAPRRIRDVINVFHHLRQLRGKRTPSPLILDQNYINTKNQVIKAERRVLKELGFCVHVKHPHKIIVMYLQVLECERNQTLVQTAWNYMNDSLRTNVFVRFQPETIACACIYLAARALQIPLPTRPHWFLLFGTTEEEIQEICIETLRLYTRKKPNYELLEKEVEKRKVALQEAKLKAKGLNPDGTPALSTLGGFSPASKPSSPREVKAEEKSPISINVKTVKKEPEDRQQASKSPYNGVRKDSKRSRNSRSASRSRSRTRSRSRSHTPRRHYNNRRSRSGTYSSRSRSRSRSHSESPRRHHNHGSPHLKAKHTRDDLKSSNRHGHKRKKSRSRSQSKSRDHSDAAKKHRHERGHHRDRRERSRSFERSHKSKHHGGSRSGHGRHRR from the exons ATGGCGTCCGGGCCTCACTCGACAGCtactgctgccgccgccgcctcgTCTGCCGCCCCAAGCGCGGGCGGCTCCAGCTCCGGGACGACGACCACGACGACGACCACGACGGGAGGGATCCTGATCGGCGATCGCCTGTACTCGGAAGTTTCACTCACCATCGACCACTCTCTGATTCCGGAGGAGAGGCTCTCGCCCACCCCATCCATGCAGGACGGGCTTGACCTGCCCAGCGAGACAGACTTACGCATCCTGGGCTGCGAGCTCATCCAGGCCGCCGGCATTCTCCTCCGGCTGCCGCAG GTGGCGATGGCAACGGGGCAGGTGTTGTTTCATCGTTTTTTCTACTCCAAATCTTTCGTCAAACACAGTTTCGAG ATTGTTGCTATGGCTTGTATTAATCTTGCATCAAAAATCGAAGAAGCACCTAGAAGAATAAGAGATGTGATTAATGTATTCCACCACCTACGCCAGTTAAGAGGAAAAAG GACTCCAAGCCCCCTGATCCTTGATCAGAACTACATTAACACCAAAAATCAAGTTATCAAAGCAGAGAGGAGGGTGCTAAAGGAGTTGGGATTTTGTGTTCATGTCAAGCATCCTCATAAG ATCATTGTTATGTATTTACAAGTCTTAGAATGTGAACGTAATCAAACCCTGGTTCAAACTGCCTG gaatTACATGAATGACAGTCTTCGAACCAATGTTTTTGTTCGATTTCAACCAGAGACTATAGCATGTGCTTGCATCTACCTTGCAGCTAGAGCACTTCAG ATTCCATTGCCAACTCGTCCCCAttggtttcttctttttggtACTACGGAAGAGGAAATCCAGGAAATCTGCATAGAAACGCTTAGGCTTTATACCAGAAAAAAG CCAAACTATGAATTACtggaaaaagaagtagaaaaaagaaaagtagcctTACAAGAAGCCAAATTAAAAGCAAAGGGATTGAATCCTGATGGAACTCCAGCCCTTTCAACCCTCGGTGGATTTTCTCCAGCCTCCAAGCCAT CATCGCCAAGAGAAGTAAAAGCTGAAGAGAAATCACCAATCTCCATTAATGTGAAGACAGTAAAAAAAGAACCTGAGGATAGACAACAGGCTTCCAAAAGCCCTTACAATGG TGTAAGAAAAGACAGCAAGAGAAGTAGAAATAGCAGAAGTGCAAGTCGATCAAGGTCAAGAACACGATCACGTTCTAGATCACATACTCCAAGAAGACA CTATAATAATAGGCGGAGTCGATCTGGAACATACAGCTCGAGATCAAGAAGCAGGTCCCGCAGTCACAGTGAAAGCCCTCGAAGACATCATAATCATGGTTCTCCTCACCTTAAGGCCAAGCAtaccagagatgatttaaaaagtTCAAACAGACATggtcataaaaggaaaaaatctcgTTCTCGATCTCAGAGCAAGTCTCGGGATCACTCAGATGCAGCCAAGAAGCACAGGCATGAAAGGGGACATCATAGAGACAGGCGTGAACGATCTCGCTCCTTTGAGAGGTCCCATAAAAGCAAGCACCATGGTGGCAGTCGCTCAGGACATGGCAGGCACAGGCgctga
- the CCNL1 gene encoding cyclin-L1 isoform X2 — MASGPHSTATAAAAASSAAPSAGGSSSGTTTTTTTTTGGILIGDRLYSEVSLTIDHSLIPEERLSPTPSMQDGLDLPSETDLRILGCELIQAAGILLRLPQVAMATGQVLFHRFFYSKSFVKHSFEIVAMACINLASKIEEAPRRIRDVINVFHHLRQLRGKRTPSPLILDQNYINTKNQVIKAERRVLKELGFCVHVKHPHKIIVMYLQVLECERNQTLVQTAWNYMNDSLRTNVFVRFQPETIACACIYLAARALQIPLPTRPHWFLLFGTTEEEIQEICIETLRLYTRKKPNYELLEKEVEKRKVALQEAKLKAKGLNPDGTPALSTLGGFSPASKPSSPREVKAEEKSPISINVKTVKKEPEDRQQASKSPYNGYNNRRSRSGTYSSRSRSRSRSHSESPRRHHNHGSPHLKAKHTRDDLKSSNRHGHKRKKSRSRSQSKSRDHSDAAKKHRHERGHHRDRRERSRSFERSHKSKHHGGSRSGHGRHRR; from the exons ATGGCGTCCGGGCCTCACTCGACAGCtactgctgccgccgccgcctcgTCTGCCGCCCCAAGCGCGGGCGGCTCCAGCTCCGGGACGACGACCACGACGACGACCACGACGGGAGGGATCCTGATCGGCGATCGCCTGTACTCGGAAGTTTCACTCACCATCGACCACTCTCTGATTCCGGAGGAGAGGCTCTCGCCCACCCCATCCATGCAGGACGGGCTTGACCTGCCCAGCGAGACAGACTTACGCATCCTGGGCTGCGAGCTCATCCAGGCCGCCGGCATTCTCCTCCGGCTGCCGCAG GTGGCGATGGCAACGGGGCAGGTGTTGTTTCATCGTTTTTTCTACTCCAAATCTTTCGTCAAACACAGTTTCGAG ATTGTTGCTATGGCTTGTATTAATCTTGCATCAAAAATCGAAGAAGCACCTAGAAGAATAAGAGATGTGATTAATGTATTCCACCACCTACGCCAGTTAAGAGGAAAAAG GACTCCAAGCCCCCTGATCCTTGATCAGAACTACATTAACACCAAAAATCAAGTTATCAAAGCAGAGAGGAGGGTGCTAAAGGAGTTGGGATTTTGTGTTCATGTCAAGCATCCTCATAAG ATCATTGTTATGTATTTACAAGTCTTAGAATGTGAACGTAATCAAACCCTGGTTCAAACTGCCTG gaatTACATGAATGACAGTCTTCGAACCAATGTTTTTGTTCGATTTCAACCAGAGACTATAGCATGTGCTTGCATCTACCTTGCAGCTAGAGCACTTCAG ATTCCATTGCCAACTCGTCCCCAttggtttcttctttttggtACTACGGAAGAGGAAATCCAGGAAATCTGCATAGAAACGCTTAGGCTTTATACCAGAAAAAAG CCAAACTATGAATTACtggaaaaagaagtagaaaaaagaaaagtagcctTACAAGAAGCCAAATTAAAAGCAAAGGGATTGAATCCTGATGGAACTCCAGCCCTTTCAACCCTCGGTGGATTTTCTCCAGCCTCCAAGCCAT CATCGCCAAGAGAAGTAAAAGCTGAAGAGAAATCACCAATCTCCATTAATGTGAAGACAGTAAAAAAAGAACCTGAGGATAGACAACAGGCTTCCAAAAGCCCTTACAATGG CTATAATAATAGGCGGAGTCGATCTGGAACATACAGCTCGAGATCAAGAAGCAGGTCCCGCAGTCACAGTGAAAGCCCTCGAAGACATCATAATCATGGTTCTCCTCACCTTAAGGCCAAGCAtaccagagatgatttaaaaagtTCAAACAGACATggtcataaaaggaaaaaatctcgTTCTCGATCTCAGAGCAAGTCTCGGGATCACTCAGATGCAGCCAAGAAGCACAGGCATGAAAGGGGACATCATAGAGACAGGCGTGAACGATCTCGCTCCTTTGAGAGGTCCCATAAAAGCAAGCACCATGGTGGCAGTCGCTCAGGACATGGCAGGCACAGGCgctga
- the CCNL1 gene encoding cyclin-L1 isoform X3, with product MASGPHSTATAAAAASSAAPSAGGSSSGTTTTTTTTTGGILIGDRLYSEVSLTIDHSLIPEERLSPTPSMQDGLDLPSETDLRILGCELIQAAGILLRLPQVAMATGQVLFHRFFYSKSFVKHSFEIVAMACINLASKIEEAPRRIRDVINVFHHLRQLRGKRTPSPLILDQNYINTKNQVIKAERRVLKELGFCVHVKHPHKIIVMYLQVLECERNQTLVQTAWVVHDGKS from the exons ATGGCGTCCGGGCCTCACTCGACAGCtactgctgccgccgccgcctcgTCTGCCGCCCCAAGCGCGGGCGGCTCCAGCTCCGGGACGACGACCACGACGACGACCACGACGGGAGGGATCCTGATCGGCGATCGCCTGTACTCGGAAGTTTCACTCACCATCGACCACTCTCTGATTCCGGAGGAGAGGCTCTCGCCCACCCCATCCATGCAGGACGGGCTTGACCTGCCCAGCGAGACAGACTTACGCATCCTGGGCTGCGAGCTCATCCAGGCCGCCGGCATTCTCCTCCGGCTGCCGCAG GTGGCGATGGCAACGGGGCAGGTGTTGTTTCATCGTTTTTTCTACTCCAAATCTTTCGTCAAACACAGTTTCGAG ATTGTTGCTATGGCTTGTATTAATCTTGCATCAAAAATCGAAGAAGCACCTAGAAGAATAAGAGATGTGATTAATGTATTCCACCACCTACGCCAGTTAAGAGGAAAAAG GACTCCAAGCCCCCTGATCCTTGATCAGAACTACATTAACACCAAAAATCAAGTTATCAAAGCAGAGAGGAGGGTGCTAAAGGAGTTGGGATTTTGTGTTCATGTCAAGCATCCTCATAAG ATCATTGTTATGTATTTACAAGTCTTAGAATGTGAACGTAATCAAACCCTGGTTCAAACTGCCTG GGTAGTCCATGATGGTAAGTCATAG